The following are encoded together in the Pseudoalteromonas piscicida genome:
- a CDS encoding type II secretion system protein, whose product MNTMRGFTMIELLIVLTIMGLIMSLVAPLSLKAINRSDAKMELVEVKNWLRNRANKAFLEQRDYLVVLEKDNGIVFQGETAVESKQLKYIQFPKQEITLNRFGMISTDSITTHYLGQPFQIELQGNDAP is encoded by the coding sequence ATGAATACTATGCGCGGCTTCACAATGATTGAGTTGTTAATTGTGCTTACCATTATGGGCTTGATCATGTCTTTGGTAGCGCCTTTATCTCTAAAAGCAATTAACCGCTCAGATGCAAAGATGGAGTTAGTTGAGGTAAAAAACTGGTTGCGAAATAGAGCCAATAAAGCATTTCTAGAGCAAAGAGATTATTTGGTGGTACTGGAAAAGGATAACGGTATTGTTTTTCAAGGCGAAACAGCAGTCGAAAGCAAGCAACTAAAGTACATACAGTTCCCTAAGCAAGAAATTACGCTTAATCGCTTCGGTATGATCTCAACCGACAGCATTACTACTCATTACCTTGGACAGCCTTTTCAAATTGAGTTGCAGGGTAATGATGCACCATAA
- a CDS encoding PilW family protein: MMHHKKGFTLVELLVSVVILLAVITTVSMLYRGAFISSEKASKYVQFSTAITGVLDTVRFDIRHAPFNQTRLEGTGTNGGVSFRWDASAIKEKGDSISGTSDIAIQLQTTSNQYKLWQVSLEVEAQGIVRQYQFKEVSWRGR, translated from the coding sequence ATGATGCACCATAAAAAAGGCTTTACGCTTGTTGAGCTTCTCGTTTCAGTTGTTATTTTATTGGCGGTGATCACTACAGTCTCCATGCTTTACCGAGGTGCATTTATTAGTTCAGAGAAAGCATCAAAGTATGTTCAATTTTCAACTGCAATTACGGGAGTATTGGACACTGTACGATTTGACATAAGGCATGCTCCTTTTAATCAAACTAGATTGGAAGGTACAGGCACTAATGGAGGGGTATCATTCCGCTGGGATGCCTCAGCAATTAAGGAAAAAGGTGACTCGATTTCAGGTACCTCAGATATTGCGATCCAACTACAAACAACGAGCAATCAATATAAGTTATGGCAAGTCTCGCTTGAGGTTGAAGCTCAAGGCATAGTCCGTCAATACCAATTTAAAGAGGTGAGTTGGCGTGGCCGTTAA
- a CDS encoding GspE/PulE family protein — protein sequence MELNQLLTERFEVNSSDIEKALNYQQKYGGRLEQILVNMGSLPEDQLLDLYALYLNLPMITSEQLSDFDSEEIKISSDVEVCLEHNWVPLSTDESNWSFAVLEPLDPFMNQWLFKHKINPNIILASASDINLLKSKLDTSEEVESDIFSAEEEKLKELATEAPTVNLLNSLISRALRQGASDMHLEPYEGRYRARFRVDGVLHEAEVIPASKQLPIVTRLKILSGMDIAERRRPQDGKIEMKIANQDIDIRVSALPLNDGESIVMRFLRKESVRYEMSVLGLSQDIEQSIREDIKKTAGVVLLTGPTGSGKTTTLYTFLNALNNDDVKIITLEDPVEYQLEGINQVQVNSEIGFDFAAGLRSIVRQDPDVIMLGEIRDKETAQIALQSALTGHLVFSTVHTNDAASAYTRLLDLGVEEFLLNAALISVVAQRLARKVCEHCATSDPDSIELIKQYDLDNIAAKFSLDKINLQRGSGCEKCAHTGYKGRLAITEYLACDDTIKSTPKDADFIQKAKVHNASRNRRTLLEDGLYKAILGQTTIDEVVRVAG from the coding sequence ATGGAACTTAATCAACTACTAACTGAACGCTTTGAAGTCAATTCTAGTGATATTGAAAAAGCGTTAAACTACCAACAAAAATATGGCGGTAGGCTTGAACAAATATTGGTAAATATGGGTAGTTTACCAGAAGACCAATTGCTCGATCTTTATGCGCTGTATCTAAACCTTCCAATGATTACTTCGGAGCAGCTTAGTGATTTCGATAGTGAAGAAATAAAAATTTCTTCAGATGTAGAGGTTTGTCTCGAGCATAATTGGGTACCGCTAAGCACTGATGAAAGCAATTGGAGTTTTGCGGTACTAGAGCCTTTAGATCCTTTCATGAACCAATGGCTATTCAAGCATAAGATTAACCCTAATATCATCTTAGCTTCTGCATCAGATATTAACTTACTTAAATCAAAACTTGATACATCCGAAGAAGTTGAATCAGATATCTTCAGCGCAGAAGAAGAAAAGCTCAAAGAGTTGGCAACGGAAGCGCCGACAGTTAACTTACTAAACTCGTTAATAAGTCGAGCGCTTCGACAAGGAGCTTCTGATATGCACCTTGAACCATATGAGGGGCGCTATCGAGCAAGGTTTCGTGTTGATGGGGTATTACACGAAGCAGAGGTTATTCCCGCTAGCAAACAGTTACCCATCGTTACGAGACTGAAAATTTTATCAGGTATGGATATCGCTGAGCGTCGGCGTCCGCAAGATGGCAAGATTGAAATGAAGATTGCTAATCAAGACATCGATATTCGGGTTTCGGCTTTACCACTTAATGATGGTGAGTCCATCGTAATGCGTTTTCTTAGGAAAGAAAGTGTCAGATATGAAATGTCTGTATTAGGGTTATCTCAAGATATAGAACAAAGTATCCGAGAAGATATAAAGAAGACCGCGGGGGTTGTTTTGTTAACAGGACCAACAGGGTCGGGTAAAACAACAACACTTTATACTTTCCTGAACGCACTAAATAATGATGACGTTAAGATTATAACACTCGAAGATCCTGTTGAATATCAGCTTGAAGGTATCAATCAGGTTCAGGTAAATAGTGAAATAGGTTTTGATTTTGCCGCTGGCCTTCGCTCAATTGTTCGTCAAGATCCTGATGTTATTATGCTTGGTGAGATCCGAGATAAAGAGACCGCACAAATTGCATTACAGTCCGCATTGACTGGACACTTGGTGTTCTCAACGGTACACACGAATGATGCGGCGAGCGCATATACTCGTCTTCTAGACTTAGGGGTTGAAGAGTTTTTGCTAAATGCGGCATTAATCTCTGTGGTTGCCCAACGTTTGGCACGCAAGGTTTGTGAACACTGCGCGACAAGTGATCCGGACAGTATTGAGTTAATCAAACAATATGATCTAGACAATATTGCTGCCAAATTTTCCTTAGATAAAATTAATCTACAGCGTGGTAGTGGTTGTGAGAAATGTGCACATACAGGCTACAAAGGGCGCTTGGCTATTACTGAGTACTTAGCATGTGACGATACTATCAAGAGTACTCCAAAAGATGCTGATTTTATTCAAAAAGCAAAAGTGCATAACGCGAGCAGAAATCGACGCACTTTACTAGAGGATGGTCTTTATAAAGCGATCTTAGGTCAAACTACCATTGATGAAGTGGTGAGGGTTGCTGGCTAA
- a CDS encoding type II secretion system F family protein — protein MASFSYKAFDSMGGKCDGLIEADSLSSAQLKLEKEGLLPYELKEQQSSRQGNRFFEERVSLADLEFVTSELSLLLATGIRIDRGLDIIRKTKAKPVLAKLLSDLSQSLKKGSSLSQACRAHPKVFDSLYCNLIELGEASGDLAGTFAGLSQDLKFKRDLRKKIVSAITYPVVIFFVCVLSILFIFNVIIPKMADMFANIEQLPWYTQAMLGTSAWFNQNQSLLLLGLVTAFAGVYFTSKNERIIAWWHRIVLQLPICGTAVKTVERIRFNTGLSLMLKAGVPIDKALALATGNIRNQQLYAELEVARKKVKRGDQLTPSLQQSSLYPSFYISLLEVGEESGKLETVFDEIASRSRQDFETWTDRITSLLEPLMILFMGVFVGGVVVVMMLSMISLNDVGF, from the coding sequence ATGGCTTCGTTTAGCTACAAGGCTTTCGACTCTATGGGAGGAAAGTGTGATGGTCTCATTGAAGCGGATAGCCTCTCCTCAGCGCAGTTAAAGCTAGAAAAAGAAGGTTTGCTCCCTTATGAGTTGAAAGAGCAGCAATCATCTCGTCAGGGAAACCGCTTTTTTGAAGAACGCGTCAGTTTAGCCGATTTAGAGTTTGTCACGTCTGAGCTGAGCTTACTACTGGCAACGGGCATCAGGATCGACCGAGGCCTAGATATTATCCGAAAAACGAAAGCTAAACCTGTATTGGCTAAGTTGTTGTCTGATCTTAGCCAAAGCCTCAAAAAAGGCAGTAGTCTCTCCCAAGCCTGCAGAGCACATCCTAAAGTTTTCGATAGTCTATATTGCAATTTGATTGAGCTCGGCGAAGCATCTGGTGATCTTGCTGGCACTTTCGCAGGGCTATCGCAGGATTTAAAATTTAAGCGTGACCTTAGAAAAAAAATTGTTAGCGCTATTACTTATCCTGTTGTCATCTTTTTTGTCTGTGTACTGAGTATTTTGTTTATCTTTAATGTGATCATTCCCAAGATGGCAGATATGTTTGCGAATATTGAGCAATTACCTTGGTACACACAAGCAATGCTCGGGACTAGTGCATGGTTTAACCAAAATCAGTCATTACTATTACTAGGACTCGTTACTGCTTTTGCGGGAGTTTATTTTACCAGTAAGAACGAACGTATAATTGCTTGGTGGCATCGAATTGTATTACAACTTCCCATTTGTGGTACTGCGGTTAAAACGGTTGAAAGGATCCGCTTTAATACCGGTTTAAGCTTAATGCTAAAGGCTGGGGTACCAATAGATAAAGCGTTAGCGCTCGCAACTGGCAATATCCGGAATCAGCAGCTTTACGCTGAATTGGAAGTCGCTCGAAAAAAGGTCAAACGCGGAGATCAATTAACGCCTTCATTGCAGCAGTCTTCTCTCTATCCGTCTTTTTATATTTCCCTACTAGAAGTTGGTGAGGAATCTGGAAAGTTAGAAACTGTATTTGATGAAATTGCGAGTCGCTCAAGGCAAGATTTTGAAACTTGGACCGATAGAATCACTTCACTTCTAGAGCCTTTGATGATCCTTTTTATGGGGGTTTTTGTTGGTGGTGTCGTGGTTGTGATGATGCTTAGTATGATCTCACTCAATGATGTTGGCTTTTAA
- a CDS encoding PulJ/GspJ family protein yields the protein MAVKQKGFTLVELLISITLLSLVMATGTFAYFQFASRWDKELGDFQQQARTAKVVAQLEQVLKGVIPYVVRDKTGEPTFFFVGSESRLLAVTSNGLINGGPEIFRLVIQQNKNDFQLVYQAIALEQTILTSTEQSLDFSNSKVLLSNLQRADLSYFGWRDLTLKSSRTPGTAPNWFENYHSQERGLTPEYIKLNIDDFTLFSQLDRDPSRWKGHFIESGMF from the coding sequence GTGGCCGTTAAGCAAAAAGGGTTCACATTAGTTGAGCTGCTGATATCAATTACTTTATTAAGTTTAGTAATGGCGACAGGTACCTTTGCGTATTTCCAGTTTGCAAGTCGATGGGATAAAGAGCTTGGTGATTTTCAGCAGCAAGCCCGAACAGCGAAAGTAGTAGCACAGCTTGAGCAGGTACTTAAAGGGGTCATTCCCTATGTTGTTAGAGATAAAACGGGGGAGCCCACCTTCTTTTTTGTAGGTTCTGAATCAAGGTTATTGGCGGTGACGAGTAATGGCCTGATTAATGGTGGACCTGAAATATTTCGCTTGGTGATCCAACAGAACAAAAATGATTTTCAGTTGGTGTATCAGGCCATTGCCTTGGAACAAACGATACTAACGTCTACAGAGCAATCGCTGGACTTCAGTAATAGTAAAGTGTTGCTTAGCAACCTTCAGCGAGCTGATCTAAGTTATTTTGGATGGCGGGATTTGACGCTCAAGTCAAGTAGAACGCCAGGAACAGCACCAAACTGGTTTGAAAACTATCACTCGCAAGAGCGAGGATTGACGCCTGAGTATATTAAATTGAATATTGATGACTTTACGCTTTTTTCCCAGTTAGATAGGGATCCCAGTCGTTGGAAAGGCCACTTTATTGAAAGCGGGATGTTTTAA
- the gspG gene encoding type II secretion system major pseudopilin GspG, whose protein sequence is MKTKNKHNGFTMMELLIVIVILGLLMSLVAPDFFKRLSSSERKIAAAQMSSFETAIDTYRLDVGSYPKSLQELRSSDVARWDGPYLPKDVPMDPWGNAYVYKVPGDNGAPYLLKSLGADGQEGGEETNADIVHQ, encoded by the coding sequence ATGAAGACAAAGAATAAACATAACGGCTTCACCATGATGGAGTTGTTAATTGTGATCGTAATTTTAGGCCTGTTAATGTCTTTAGTCGCTCCTGACTTTTTCAAAAGGCTGAGTTCATCAGAGCGTAAAATAGCAGCTGCTCAAATGTCATCATTTGAAACTGCAATTGATACTTATCGACTAGATGTTGGTAGCTATCCAAAATCATTGCAGGAATTGAGAAGCAGTGATGTGGCAAGGTGGGATGGACCATATCTACCAAAAGATGTCCCTATGGACCCTTGGGGCAACGCATATGTTTATAAAGTTCCTGGAGATAATGGCGCGCCTTACTTATTGAAGTCACTGGGTGCTGATGGCCAAGAAGGTGGTGAAGAAACTAACGCAGATATCGTTCATCAGTAA
- the nagP gene encoding N-acetylglucosamine MFS transporter NagP, translated as MEATVSNTTKRSNAIPMAIVAAMFFILGFVTWLNGSLMPYLEQVLKLTPLQSSFILFSFYIAVTFTAVPSALVIRKVGYKNGMAIAIAMMMCAALLYIPAAKTQMFALFLFAQFTMGIGQTLLQTAVNPYVVRIGPEESAAVRVSIMGILNKGAGIVAPLVFTALVLSNFTDMAGKELTQADIDAMANGLIGPYLGLAAFIGIFALGIKFAPLPEIEKDDEEEHGSVREALSHPNLKLGVIALFLYVAVEVIAGDTIGSFALALGVEKYSVMTSYTMACMVTGYILGIILIPRVISQERALTASAVLGVLLTLAISFGSPDSFIISNLFGLSALPDILLMVAILGLANAIMWPAIWPLALSGLGKLTSVGSGLLVMGIAGGAFGPVFLGLAKGTSGTVESQQIAHLVMLPCYLFIIFYAVKGHKIKKKA; from the coding sequence ATGGAAGCTACCGTGTCGAATACAACAAAACGAAGTAACGCGATCCCAATGGCAATTGTCGCCGCCATGTTTTTTATTCTTGGCTTTGTGACTTGGCTGAATGGGTCGCTAATGCCATATTTGGAGCAAGTCTTAAAACTAACTCCACTCCAATCTTCTTTTATCCTTTTCTCTTTTTATATTGCGGTGACATTTACCGCTGTTCCTTCTGCCTTAGTCATCCGTAAGGTAGGTTATAAGAATGGCATGGCCATCGCGATTGCGATGATGATGTGTGCAGCATTGTTATATATCCCTGCTGCGAAAACACAAATGTTTGCGCTGTTTTTGTTTGCCCAATTTACCATGGGTATTGGTCAAACATTGTTACAAACGGCAGTAAATCCTTATGTAGTCCGCATTGGCCCTGAAGAGTCTGCAGCTGTACGCGTAAGTATTATGGGTATCTTGAATAAAGGCGCTGGTATTGTTGCACCGCTGGTATTTACCGCATTGGTACTAAGTAACTTTACAGATATGGCTGGTAAAGAGCTGACTCAAGCTGATATTGATGCAATGGCAAACGGTCTTATCGGCCCATATTTAGGTTTGGCTGCATTTATCGGTATTTTTGCCCTAGGTATTAAGTTTGCACCACTACCTGAAATAGAAAAAGATGACGAAGAAGAGCATGGTTCAGTGAGAGAAGCGCTATCTCATCCGAATTTAAAGCTTGGTGTGATCGCGTTGTTTTTGTACGTTGCGGTTGAAGTGATCGCTGGTGATACGATTGGCTCATTTGCATTAGCACTTGGTGTTGAAAAATATAGTGTGATGACGTCTTATACCATGGCGTGTATGGTTACGGGTTATATCTTGGGTATTATATTGATCCCAAGAGTAATATCGCAGGAGAGGGCATTAACGGCATCTGCTGTGCTTGGTGTGCTGCTCACGCTCGCAATTTCATTTGGTAGCCCAGACTCGTTTATCATTTCAAACCTATTTGGATTATCAGCGTTGCCTGATATTCTATTGATGGTCGCTATTTTAGGTCTAGCCAATGCAATCATGTGGCCAGCTATTTGGCCGCTCGCATTATCTGGACTTGGCAAGTTAACCAGTGTAGGCTCTGGCTTATTAGTTATGGGTATTGCTGGTGGTGCATTCGGTCCTGTGTTCTTAGGCTTGGCTAAAGGAACTTCTGGAACCGTAGAGTCACAACAAATAGCACATTTGGTCATGTTGCCTTGCTATCTATTTATTATCTTCTACGCTGTGAAGGGTCATAAGATCAAAAAGAAAGCGTAA
- a CDS encoding mechanosensitive ion channel family protein, which yields MEAVWKWVNENSDLILHYVLQGVIALIIFFVGLKLAKLSADLTEKAFGKRKVDKAVGSFVANIAYAIVFAATLLMALSQVGIETTSFIAILGAAGLAVGLALQGSLSNFASGVLIIMLRPFKSGDYIEAGGRAGSVQKIEIFSTELRTPDNKVIVMPNSSIMSGAIVNYSREKTRRIDLVIGVGYDADLREAKAVLKSVLDNESRILKEPAYTVAVLELADSSVNFVVRPWVKTEEYWPTYFTLVENIKIALDEANITIPFPQMDVHLHKDQ from the coding sequence ATGGAAGCTGTTTGGAAATGGGTTAATGAGAACTCAGATTTAATCTTACACTATGTGCTTCAAGGCGTTATAGCACTAATAATTTTCTTCGTTGGCTTAAAGCTAGCTAAGCTCAGTGCTGATCTCACTGAAAAAGCATTTGGTAAACGCAAAGTAGATAAAGCGGTAGGCTCATTTGTTGCCAATATTGCTTATGCGATTGTGTTTGCTGCGACATTACTAATGGCATTATCTCAGGTAGGTATCGAAACCACCTCATTTATTGCGATTTTAGGTGCTGCTGGTTTAGCTGTTGGTCTTGCGCTGCAAGGTTCACTTTCTAATTTTGCCTCTGGCGTACTTATTATTATGCTACGTCCGTTCAAGTCAGGTGACTATATTGAAGCGGGCGGTAGGGCTGGTAGCGTACAAAAGATAGAAATCTTCTCTACTGAGCTTCGTACACCTGATAACAAAGTAATTGTGATGCCTAACTCTTCAATTATGTCAGGTGCGATTGTCAACTACTCCCGTGAAAAAACACGTCGTATCGACCTTGTTATTGGTGTTGGCTATGATGCTGACCTAAGAGAAGCAAAGGCAGTATTGAAGTCGGTATTAGATAACGAGTCACGTATTTTGAAAGAGCCTGCTTATACCGTTGCGGTACTAGAGCTTGCAGACTCAAGTGTTAACTTTGTTGTTCGCCCTTGGGTTAAAACAGAAGAGTACTGGCCAACGTATTTCACACTTGTGGAAAATATTAAAATTGCGCTAGACGAAGCGAATATCACCATTCCATTCCCGCAAATGGATGTTCACCTACATAAAGATCAGTAA
- a CDS encoding DUF481 domain-containing protein: protein MKLKVLTCCILVAASANAAAEGKAKKPQKVWDVTSEVGAIITSGNTETTTLKGGIKAKHNLTNWNNEYKLDGFYKEDTRENDAGVDVTSRTNEKYSASVQGNYKLNEDNSHLFVFGSYVSDYFGAYRSEAVISVGYGQRLFENDDMYLNAEIGPGVKRFEHQDDSTELDDDGELLAGTSESEFIGVGKLDYQWQISENARFTQLVAIEYGDTNTKTTSETALLTKINGSLQMKVAYNIIHNSDVADDKENTDTETSLTLVYSF, encoded by the coding sequence ATGAAATTAAAGGTTTTAACCTGTTGTATTCTTGTTGCTGCGAGCGCTAATGCAGCGGCAGAAGGCAAAGCTAAGAAGCCACAGAAAGTTTGGGATGTGACCAGTGAAGTAGGTGCGATTATCACCAGTGGTAATACTGAAACTACGACGCTTAAAGGCGGGATCAAAGCTAAGCACAACCTAACTAACTGGAACAATGAGTACAAGTTAGATGGCTTCTACAAAGAAGACACTCGTGAAAACGATGCTGGCGTAGATGTTACGTCTCGTACTAACGAAAAATACTCTGCTTCAGTTCAAGGCAACTACAAGTTAAATGAAGATAATAGCCATTTATTCGTATTTGGCTCTTATGTATCGGATTACTTTGGTGCCTACCGCAGTGAAGCGGTTATCTCTGTGGGTTATGGTCAACGTTTATTCGAAAACGACGACATGTATCTTAATGCAGAAATTGGTCCCGGTGTGAAACGATTTGAGCACCAAGACGATAGCACTGAACTTGACGATGATGGCGAACTACTTGCTGGTACTTCTGAAAGTGAGTTCATTGGTGTTGGTAAACTAGATTATCAATGGCAGATCTCAGAAAACGCACGCTTTACACAGCTAGTCGCGATTGAATACGGTGACACAAACACCAAAACAACCTCTGAAACGGCGCTATTAACCAAAATCAATGGTTCGCTTCAAATGAAAGTGGCATATAACATCATCCACAACTCAGACGTAGCAGACGATAAAGAAAATACTGACACAGAAACTTCACTTACTTTGGTTTACAGTTTCTAA
- a CDS encoding type II secretion system protein GspK gives MQQGIALLQVLLITAVLSLLGLFMTKTARQQVEIAAAFDNRAQALVDNYDAEATVLFALLTESKSPTSPFSNDLPALTGVWNFYGEDFRYGDHASIRLQDLRGLLNLSYPSEQRWLRVLTHKGLSDYDARLLLSQIQDWQDVDKLSKHSLPESDYKNGIIQTWSELSHLNISSSLRKYLEQNATMYKKSVFNPMTAPDSLLHSLYDVPVVEQIIKMRNEKTLTPALFSAYTGVEESRNITLFPSSNYKIKIETQLGDARVSRTLYYLLDPNKSKPVNLVASEG, from the coding sequence ATGCAACAAGGAATAGCTTTACTGCAAGTTTTACTTATCACCGCTGTGCTTAGTTTACTTGGCTTGTTCATGACTAAAACAGCACGGCAGCAAGTTGAAATAGCAGCTGCATTCGACAACAGAGCACAAGCTCTGGTTGATAATTATGATGCTGAAGCAACGGTTCTTTTTGCGTTATTAACAGAGTCAAAGTCACCAACTTCGCCTTTTTCAAATGATCTGCCAGCACTAACTGGCGTCTGGAATTTTTATGGTGAAGATTTTCGTTATGGAGACCACGCGAGCATCCGCCTTCAAGATTTAAGGGGGCTGCTTAATCTTAGTTATCCATCGGAACAAAGGTGGTTGCGAGTATTGACGCACAAGGGACTAAGCGACTATGATGCTCGGCTACTATTGAGCCAAATACAAGATTGGCAAGATGTCGATAAGTTATCTAAGCACTCTTTACCAGAATCAGATTATAAAAACGGTATCATTCAAACGTGGTCTGAGCTATCACATTTGAATATCTCAAGTTCTTTGCGTAAGTACTTGGAGCAAAATGCCACAATGTATAAGAAAAGTGTGTTTAATCCGATGACAGCTCCTGATAGTTTGTTACATAGTTTGTATGACGTACCAGTAGTAGAACAAATTATAAAGATGCGTAATGAGAAAACGTTAACCCCAGCATTATTTTCAGCGTATACAGGGGTTGAGGAAAGCCGAAACATCACTTTGTTTCCGTCCAGTAATTATAAGATAAAAATCGAGACTCAGCTGGGCGATGCACGCGTAAGTCGTACGCTTTATTACCTATTAGATCCAAACAAGTCAAAGCCAGTAAATTTAGTGGCTTCGGAAGGTTAA
- the wecA gene encoding UDP-N-acetylglucosamine--undecaprenyl-phosphate N-acetylglucosaminephosphotransferase: MWIFMVIFFAFLASYCSIFMIKPVAERFGLVDVPCSRKKHVGAIPLIGGVSIFVAVLASIIVFLPLEKKLIVYLICAAAIVLLGVIDDYRQLGVKIRLGVQALVALIMMWGSDAYIHNLGNLFGFGSIDLGLFGIPFTVIAVIAAINAFNMIDGIDGLAGAMSITTFAAILILMGVNGGQLSVLPLIIIATIVPYLAFNLGVLGHRNKKIFMGDAGSMFIGLSVIWLLMIATQSEVDNAFSPVTALWIIAIPLMDMMAIIIRRVKKGHSPFKADRDHLHHVFMRIGFSSRKALITISMLAVFLASIGIVGELIGIPHWFMLVLFIGIFVAYSACIQHAWKVARFLRKHVFIKNRIKE, encoded by the coding sequence ATGTGGATCTTTATGGTCATTTTTTTTGCATTTTTAGCATCGTACTGTTCAATTTTTATGATTAAGCCAGTCGCTGAGCGTTTTGGCTTAGTTGACGTACCCTGTAGCCGAAAAAAGCATGTAGGTGCTATTCCGCTGATTGGTGGCGTATCAATTTTTGTAGCAGTGTTGGCTTCAATCATTGTATTTTTGCCACTTGAGAAAAAGCTGATAGTTTACTTAATTTGCGCTGCTGCTATCGTCCTTCTTGGGGTTATTGACGATTATCGCCAGTTGGGAGTCAAGATCCGTTTAGGTGTTCAGGCTCTAGTTGCACTTATTATGATGTGGGGCTCCGACGCTTATATTCATAATTTGGGTAACTTGTTTGGATTTGGGTCTATCGACTTAGGGTTGTTTGGCATTCCTTTTACAGTCATTGCTGTTATCGCTGCGATAAATGCCTTTAACATGATTGATGGTATAGACGGCCTAGCTGGTGCCATGAGTATTACAACGTTTGCAGCCATTTTAATATTAATGGGGGTTAATGGTGGGCAGTTGTCAGTTTTACCCTTAATCATTATTGCAACCATAGTTCCTTACCTTGCTTTCAACTTAGGCGTCCTAGGCCACCGCAATAAGAAAATATTTATGGGTGATGCGGGCTCTATGTTCATTGGGCTGAGCGTCATTTGGTTATTAATGATAGCTACACAATCAGAAGTAGATAACGCTTTCAGCCCTGTTACTGCGCTTTGGATAATTGCTATTCCACTGATGGATATGATGGCAATTATCATTAGGCGTGTTAAAAAAGGCCATTCTCCATTCAAAGCAGACAGAGATCATTTACATCATGTCTTTATGCGTATAGGTTTTAGCTCCAGAAAGGCCTTAATTACGATATCAATGTTGGCTGTATTTCTTGCGTCGATAGGGATTGTTGGAGAGTTGATAGGTATTCCCCATTGGTTTATGTTAGTCTTATTTATCGGTATTTTTGTTGCTTATTCTGCTTGTATTCAACATGCATGGAAGGTAGCACGGTTTTTAAGAAAGCACGTCTTTATCAAAAACAGAATTAAAGAGTAG
- a CDS encoding Wzz/FepE/Etk N-terminal domain-containing protein yields MDNNKQMTEADIIKKNEVDLTEILSVLWRGKWLIILITAVFAVSSVFFALSLPNTYKATVLLSPVEDTQGGMLSNLKSEFGGLAAMAGVNLGGGKGDKSALALQVMQSRSFLNNFVEKYELKPKLMATKGWDLGSNQLVYNAEVYDKETGIWLRDVAAPFKPEPGIQEVYEHIRAQNLAVIEEKEKGLITIAMTHYSPYLAKEMVENIVVEINDYMKAEAVAESNVKIEYLKKALAETSVADMQKIFYQLIEQQEQTKMLAQTQSQYVFKTIDPAILPIQKAGPKRALICLGITFLGSVLAFVLLLFRHFVLRK; encoded by the coding sequence ATGGATAACAATAAACAGATGACTGAAGCTGATATTATTAAAAAAAATGAAGTTGATTTGACTGAAATTTTGTCAGTGCTTTGGAGGGGAAAGTGGCTAATTATATTAATCACTGCTGTATTTGCTGTATCCAGTGTGTTTTTTGCACTTTCTCTACCGAATACTTATAAAGCGACAGTATTACTTTCACCTGTTGAAGATACTCAAGGCGGCATGCTATCAAATTTGAAATCGGAGTTTGGCGGCTTAGCTGCAATGGCAGGGGTGAACTTAGGTGGAGGAAAGGGCGATAAATCAGCTCTTGCGCTTCAAGTAATGCAAAGTCGCTCATTTTTAAATAACTTCGTTGAGAAATATGAGCTAAAGCCAAAACTTATGGCCACCAAGGGATGGGATCTGGGCAGTAATCAGCTAGTATATAACGCTGAGGTTTATGATAAGGAGACTGGTATTTGGCTCAGAGATGTTGCTGCACCTTTTAAGCCAGAGCCAGGGATCCAAGAAGTATATGAACATATCAGAGCACAAAATTTAGCTGTGATAGAAGAAAAAGAAAAGGGACTAATTACTATTGCAATGACTCATTATTCCCCTTACTTAGCTAAGGAAATGGTGGAAAACATCGTTGTTGAAATCAACGATTACATGAAAGCTGAAGCAGTTGCAGAGTCCAATGTAAAGATTGAGTATTTGAAAAAAGCGTTAGCTGAAACATCGGTTGCGGATATGCAAAAGATATTTTACCAGCTGATAGAGCAACAAGAGCAGACAAAGATGTTAGCGCAAACACAGTCACAATATGTGTTTAAGACAATTGACCCTGCCATTCTGCCGATCCAAAAAGCTGGACCAAAGCGTGCATTGATTTGCCTTGGTATTACATTCCTAGGCAGTGTACTTGCGTTTGTTCTGTTATTATTTAGACATTTTGTGCTCAGAAAGTAG